A genomic region of Serratia fonticola contains the following coding sequences:
- the prfC gene encoding peptide chain release factor 3 has translation MSPSEFAREVSKRRTFAIISHPDAGKTTITEKVLLFGQAIQTAGTVKGRGSSQHAKSDWMEMEKQRGISITTSVMQFPYRDALVNLLDTPGHEDFSEDTYRTLTAVDCCLMVIDAAKGVEDRTRKLMEVTRLRDTPILTFMNKLDRDIRDPMEVMDEVERELKIACSPITWPIGCGKLFKGVYHLYKDETYLYQTGKGHTIQEVRIVKGLNNPDLDAAVGEDLAAQLREELELVQGASHEFEQEAFLAGELTPVFFGTALGNFGVDHMLDGLVAWAPAPMPRKTDTREVVAAEEKFTGFVFKIQANMDPKHRDRVAFMRVVSGRYEKGMKLRQVRTGKDVVISDALTFMAGDRSHVEEAYPGDIIGLHNHGTIQIGDTFTQGEDMKFTGIPNFAPELFRRIRLRDPLKQKQLLKGLVQLSEEGAVQVFRPIANNDLIVGAVGVLQFDVVVARLKSEYNVEALYESVNVSTARWVECGDVKKFEEFKRKNEMNLALDGGDNLSYIAPTMVNLNLTQERYPDVVFRKTREH, from the coding sequence ATGTCTCCTAGTGAATTCGCACGCGAAGTCTCCAAAAGAAGAACTTTCGCCATTATCTCGCACCCCGATGCCGGTAAAACCACCATTACCGAGAAGGTGCTGTTATTCGGACAGGCCATCCAGACCGCCGGTACGGTAAAAGGCCGTGGCTCCAGCCAGCACGCCAAGTCCGACTGGATGGAGATGGAAAAACAGCGTGGTATCTCCATCACCACCTCGGTGATGCAGTTCCCTTACCGCGATGCGTTGGTCAACCTGCTGGATACGCCGGGGCACGAAGACTTCTCCGAAGATACTTACCGTACCCTGACGGCGGTGGACTGCTGCCTGATGGTGATCGACGCGGCAAAAGGCGTTGAGGATCGTACCCGTAAGCTGATGGAAGTCACCCGCCTGCGTGATACGCCAATCCTGACCTTTATGAACAAGCTTGACCGCGACATTCGTGATCCGATGGAAGTGATGGATGAAGTGGAACGCGAACTGAAGATCGCCTGTTCACCTATCACCTGGCCAATCGGCTGCGGCAAGTTGTTCAAAGGGGTTTATCACCTCTATAAAGATGAAACCTACCTGTATCAGACCGGTAAAGGGCATACTATTCAGGAAGTTCGCATCGTTAAAGGGTTGAATAACCCGGATCTCGATGCTGCGGTGGGCGAAGACCTGGCCGCACAGCTGCGTGAAGAGCTGGAGCTGGTGCAAGGGGCCTCCCACGAGTTTGAGCAGGAAGCCTTCCTGGCGGGGGAATTGACCCCGGTATTCTTCGGGACCGCGTTAGGTAACTTCGGCGTTGATCATATGCTTGATGGGCTGGTGGCCTGGGCGCCTGCGCCAATGCCGCGTAAAACCGATACCCGTGAAGTGGTTGCCGCAGAAGAAAAATTCACCGGTTTTGTGTTCAAGATCCAGGCCAATATGGATCCTAAACACCGTGACCGTGTGGCTTTCATGCGTGTGGTGTCTGGCCGTTATGAGAAAGGCATGAAGCTGCGTCAGGTACGTACCGGGAAAGACGTGGTGATCTCCGATGCGCTGACCTTTATGGCGGGCGATCGCTCCCATGTTGAAGAGGCCTACCCTGGCGATATCATCGGCTTGCACAATCACGGCACCATTCAGATCGGCGATACCTTCACCCAAGGTGAAGATATGAAGTTCACCGGCATTCCCAACTTTGCTCCGGAACTGTTCCGCCGCATTCGTCTGCGCGATCCGCTGAAACAGAAACAGCTGTTGAAAGGGCTGGTACAACTGTCGGAAGAGGGGGCGGTACAGGTCTTCCGCCCAATCGCCAATAACGATCTGATCGTCGGTGCCGTAGGTGTGTTACAGTTCGACGTGGTGGTTGCCCGTCTGAAAAGCGAATACAACGTGGAAGCGTTGTATGAGTCGGTTAACGTTTCCACCGCCCGTTGGGTCGAGTGTGGCGACGTGAAAAAATTCGAAGAGTTCAAGCGTAAGAACGAGATGAACCTGGCGCTGGACGGCGGCGACAACCTGTCGTATATCGCGCCGACCATGGTTAACCTCAACCTGACGCAGGAACGCTATCCAGACGTTGTGTTCCGTAAAACCCGCGAACATTAA
- a CDS encoding patatin family protein: MGHRIPITLGNIEPLAYKPHRPGKIALVCEGGGQRGIFTAGVLDEFQRARFNPFELMIGTSAGAQNLSAFICGQMGYARRVITRYTTSANFFNPLRFVRGGHLIDLDWLIDITSQQLPLAMDIAEQQLNKGREFLMCACRSDDFEPVYLPAERASWLPAIKASSAIPGFYRMGVELDGISYQDGGISDAIPVEEAYRRGADTIVVIRTVPSQMYYTPKWMKRMEHWLGESSLQQMVRIMQHHEQSYHRIQQFIEKPPGKLRIFEIFPPKPLASNALGSRLASLNQDYHLGRRCGRYFLATVGHWLQEQEKSDGIKVKKAISRRLIQPENVRIPSPIITDVVLPPEHPAKPEVPLAAPKIILPGDLPPGGGEAL, from the coding sequence TTGGGACACAGAATACCCATCACGCTTGGTAATATAGAACCATTAGCGTACAAACCGCATCGGCCTGGTAAGATAGCGCTGGTATGTGAGGGAGGCGGGCAGCGCGGTATCTTTACCGCCGGCGTTCTGGATGAGTTCCAGCGCGCCCGTTTTAACCCTTTCGAGCTGATGATCGGTACATCTGCCGGTGCGCAGAACCTTTCGGCCTTTATTTGTGGCCAGATGGGCTATGCACGGCGAGTGATTACCCGTTACACCACTTCTGCCAATTTCTTTAATCCTCTACGTTTTGTCCGTGGCGGGCATCTTATCGATCTCGACTGGCTGATTGATATCACCTCACAGCAACTCCCGTTGGCGATGGATATCGCGGAGCAACAGCTGAATAAAGGCCGCGAATTCCTGATGTGTGCCTGCCGTAGCGATGATTTTGAACCGGTTTATCTGCCCGCTGAACGGGCTAGCTGGTTACCGGCCATCAAGGCGTCCAGCGCGATCCCGGGTTTTTACCGGATGGGCGTGGAATTGGACGGCATCAGCTATCAGGACGGGGGGATCAGCGATGCTATCCCGGTGGAAGAGGCTTATCGCCGTGGGGCAGACACGATTGTGGTGATCCGCACTGTCCCTTCCCAGATGTATTATACGCCGAAGTGGATGAAACGCATGGAGCACTGGTTGGGCGAAAGTAGCCTGCAACAGATGGTGCGTATCATGCAGCACCACGAGCAGAGCTATCATCGCATTCAGCAGTTTATTGAAAAACCACCCGGCAAATTACGTATCTTCGAGATATTTCCCCCTAAGCCGCTGGCGAGCAATGCGCTCGGTAGCCGCTTGGCATCGTTAAACCAGGATTATCATCTTGGCCGCCGTTGCGGGCGTTATTTCCTGGCGACGGTGGGGCACTGGTTGCAGGAGCAGGAAAAGAGTGATGGCATCAAGGTAAAAAAAGCGATTTCGCGCCGTTTGATCCAGCCGGAAAATGTGCGGATACCGTCGCCGATTATCACCGATGTTGTGCTCCCTCCTGAGCATCCGGCCAAGCCAGAGGTCCCCTTGGCGGCACCAAAAATCATTTTACCGGGCGATCTGCCCCCCGGTGGCGGGGAGGCATTGTGA
- a CDS encoding DNA polymerase III subunit psi: MASKRDWLLQQLGITQWTLRRPGVLQGEVAVSVPADVRLLVVAQVLPDQHDPLFCDVLRSLGLTPAQTYGLTPDQVTMLPEDTECNSWRLGIAEPLAVAGAQLHSPALAELSQDAGAKRALWQQICHHEQHFYPDSGRSGHSLQD, translated from the coding sequence ATGGCATCAAAACGCGACTGGCTGTTACAACAACTGGGTATTACGCAGTGGACATTGCGCCGCCCTGGTGTGTTGCAGGGAGAGGTTGCGGTGAGTGTGCCTGCTGACGTGCGTTTGCTGGTGGTGGCACAGGTATTGCCGGATCAACACGACCCGCTGTTTTGCGACGTGTTGCGCAGCCTGGGTCTGACACCGGCGCAAACCTACGGTCTGACCCCGGATCAGGTGACGATGCTACCCGAAGACACCGAGTGCAACAGTTGGCGGCTGGGCATTGCGGAGCCGCTTGCGGTGGCCGGTGCGCAGCTACATAGCCCGGCACTGGCCGAGCTTTCTCAAGATGCGGGTGCGAAACGCGCACTCTGGCAGCAGATTTGTCACCATGAACAACATTTCTACCCTGACAGCGGCCGATCTGGCCACAGCCTTCAAGATTGA
- a CDS encoding alpha/beta fold hydrolase — MDNTIITMGESPFIPGFTLQDVTLSNGVKLRVAIGGQGAPLVLLHGHPQNHVTWRKIAPALAKEFTVIMPDLRGYGDSSKPPSDPMHRNYSKKVMAEDIVLLMDQLGYDSFRFAGHDRGGRVGHRLALDYPQRVKRCVFIDIAPTATMYALTDKAFATRYFWWFFLIQPAPLPEKLIASDPEFFLQRHIDGQIKITGSTEPDIFAEYLRCYRDPEMLRAICEDYRAAATIDLEDDTVDSEKRILCPLQLLWGEKGTVGQLYDVIGTWQDKANNVEGTALPCGHAPHEEVPEKMLAVMLPFLKG, encoded by the coding sequence ATGGATAATACAATCATCACGATGGGTGAGTCGCCCTTTATCCCTGGTTTTACTCTGCAAGACGTGACGTTATCAAACGGCGTAAAACTGCGCGTTGCGATAGGTGGGCAAGGTGCACCTTTGGTTCTATTACATGGCCATCCACAAAACCACGTAACCTGGCGTAAAATTGCCCCGGCGTTGGCCAAGGAATTTACCGTTATCATGCCCGATCTGCGTGGCTATGGTGACAGCAGTAAACCGCCAAGCGATCCGATGCATCGCAACTATTCGAAAAAGGTCATGGCGGAAGACATCGTCCTGTTGATGGATCAATTAGGCTATGACAGTTTCCGCTTTGCCGGGCACGATCGGGGTGGGCGAGTTGGGCACCGCCTGGCGTTAGACTATCCGCAACGGGTCAAACGCTGCGTGTTTATCGATATTGCTCCAACGGCAACGATGTACGCACTAACCGACAAGGCGTTTGCCACCCGGTATTTCTGGTGGTTCTTCCTGATACAACCAGCGCCATTACCGGAAAAGCTGATCGCCTCGGATCCTGAGTTCTTTCTCCAGCGGCATATCGACGGCCAGATCAAGATCACCGGTTCAACCGAGCCTGATATTTTCGCAGAGTATTTACGCTGCTATCGCGATCCTGAAATGCTGCGGGCGATATGTGAAGATTACCGGGCGGCGGCGACTATCGATCTTGAAGATGATACGGTAGACAGTGAAAAAAGGATCTTATGCCCGTTGCAACTGTTATGGGGTGAAAAAGGTACCGTGGGGCAGCTGTATGATGTGATCGGTACCTGGCAGGATAAAGCCAATAACGTTGAGGGAACCGCCTTACCCTGTGGCCATGCGCCCCACGAGGAGGTACCCGAGAAAATGTTGGCGGTCATGCTACCTTTCCTTAAGGGATGA
- a CDS encoding LysR substrate-binding domain-containing protein has translation MNMQESKINQWPLIEDLHVFLTIARNENFSRAASELGLSPSYISKRINILEKRLGTRLFFRNNRTMRLTPEGEKALSGAMNVIGSMDQFVSELAAWRESIVGVVNISCSFGFGLSHISQAISELSKAYPDLHIKLTLSDQEVDLVEEDIDIEIRIGDDIKDFYIAKRLFENQRVICASPEYINNFGLPSSIDELKKHKCLFIQERNASFGIWSLTNGSDIAQVHVNNKLSSNSGGVVLNWALNGHGIVLRSMWDVKKYIDSGELIHVLPQWYQNANIWAVYPTRPSGSVRLKVCIDFLVNYFSDNPPLQV, from the coding sequence ATGAACATGCAAGAGAGTAAAATCAATCAGTGGCCGTTGATCGAAGACCTGCATGTTTTTTTAACCATCGCCAGAAATGAAAACTTTTCCCGTGCGGCGTCTGAGTTGGGGCTCTCTCCTTCTTATATCAGTAAGCGGATTAATATACTGGAAAAGCGGCTGGGTACGCGGCTGTTTTTCCGTAATAACCGCACTATGCGTTTAACACCAGAGGGTGAAAAAGCCCTCTCTGGCGCCATGAACGTTATCGGCAGTATGGATCAGTTTGTTTCCGAGCTGGCCGCCTGGCGTGAATCCATCGTCGGCGTGGTCAATATAAGCTGCTCCTTTGGTTTTGGTCTGTCGCATATTTCCCAGGCTATTTCAGAGTTATCTAAAGCCTATCCTGATTTACATATCAAACTGACCTTATCCGACCAAGAAGTGGATTTGGTTGAGGAGGATATCGATATTGAAATCCGCATCGGTGACGACATCAAGGATTTTTATATCGCTAAGCGGCTGTTTGAGAATCAACGGGTGATCTGTGCCTCGCCGGAATATATTAATAACTTCGGTTTGCCAAGCAGTATCGATGAGCTAAAAAAGCATAAGTGCCTTTTTATTCAGGAACGCAACGCGTCATTTGGTATCTGGTCATTAACTAATGGCAGTGATATTGCTCAGGTACATGTCAATAACAAGCTCTCTTCCAACAGTGGCGGGGTGGTGCTCAATTGGGCCTTAAACGGCCATGGCATCGTGTTGCGCTCAATGTGGGACGTGAAAAAGTATATCGACTCCGGTGAACTGATCCATGTCCTGCCGCAGTGGTATCAAAATGCCAATATTTGGGCGGTATACCCAACCCGGCCATCAGGCTCGGTCAGGCTAAAGGTGTGCATCGACTTTTTGGTTAACTATTTCAGCGACAACCCACCTTTGCAGGTTTAA
- the osmY gene encoding molecular chaperone OsmY, protein MKNTKFAHSLMAIVLGSVLVSGTALAEETMLNKASSAADSTGAKIDSSMKKVDSYMDDSATTAKVKSALVGDKAIKSTDISVKTEKGVVTLSGFVSSQSQAEHAVDVAGKVEGVKSVSDKLHVKDEATQSVKSYAGDTATTSELKAKLLADDIVPSRNVKVETTDGVVQLSGEVKTQAQSDRAESIAKAIDGVKSVKNDLVVKP, encoded by the coding sequence ATGAAAAATACCAAGTTTGCACATTCGCTGATGGCTATCGTTTTGGGTTCTGTTCTGGTTAGTGGCACTGCTCTGGCTGAAGAAACCATGCTTAATAAAGCATCCAGCGCAGCTGACAGTACGGGTGCCAAAATCGATAGCTCCATGAAAAAAGTCGACAGCTATATGGATGACAGTGCCACAACGGCTAAAGTTAAGAGTGCGTTGGTTGGGGATAAAGCCATCAAAAGTACTGATATCTCGGTAAAAACCGAAAAAGGTGTCGTTACGTTGAGCGGTTTTGTCAGCAGCCAGTCGCAGGCCGAGCACGCGGTTGACGTCGCAGGTAAAGTGGAAGGGGTTAAATCCGTCAGCGATAAGCTGCACGTGAAAGATGAAGCGACACAGTCAGTGAAATCCTACGCTGGTGATACCGCCACTACCAGTGAACTGAAAGCCAAATTGTTGGCCGATGACATCGTCCCTTCACGCAATGTGAAAGTTGAAACCACCGATGGTGTGGTACAGCTTTCTGGTGAAGTGAAAACCCAGGCGCAGTCTGATCGTGCCGAAAGTATTGCCAAAGCCATTGATGGCGTGAAAAGCGTCAAGAACGATCTGGTCGTAAAACCGTAA
- a CDS encoding TatD family hydrolase, with protein sequence MSHAFTDTHCHFDFPPFSGDEPACLEKAAQAGVQQIIVPAVTADRFVGILKLARQYAPLFAALGLHPLYIAQHHEQQLELLASFLASLPPKLVAVGEIGLDLYMAEPQFERQQALLKAQLKLAKQYSLPVILHSRRSHDQLAAILRRADVPRRGVVHGFAGSLAQAQAFIRLGYYIGVGGTISYERAQKTRHVMAQLPLSSLLLETDAPDMPLAGYQGQANRPERAAEVFQVFCQLRAESPDDIAAQLQHNAQSLFALPAPLLNEM encoded by the coding sequence GTGAGCCACGCGTTCACCGATACGCATTGCCACTTTGATTTCCCTCCCTTTAGCGGTGATGAACCGGCTTGCCTGGAAAAGGCCGCTCAGGCGGGGGTACAGCAAATCATTGTGCCTGCGGTCACGGCAGATCGTTTTGTCGGTATTCTCAAGCTGGCACGTCAATACGCTCCACTGTTTGCCGCGTTGGGGTTGCATCCGTTATACATCGCACAGCATCATGAACAACAGCTTGAACTATTGGCGAGTTTCCTGGCGAGTCTTCCGCCCAAGCTGGTGGCGGTGGGAGAGATCGGCCTGGATCTGTATATGGCCGAGCCGCAGTTCGAACGGCAACAGGCGTTGCTCAAGGCTCAGCTTAAATTGGCAAAACAGTACTCACTGCCGGTGATTCTGCACTCCCGTCGCAGCCACGATCAACTGGCAGCGATATTACGCCGTGCCGATGTGCCGCGCCGGGGGGTTGTACATGGTTTTGCTGGAAGTCTGGCTCAGGCGCAGGCGTTTATTCGTCTGGGTTATTACATTGGCGTCGGTGGCACCATCAGCTACGAGCGAGCCCAGAAAACCCGTCACGTGATGGCACAGTTGCCGCTTTCCTCTCTGCTGTTGGAAACCGATGCGCCAGACATGCCGTTGGCAGGGTATCAAGGGCAGGCAAACCGGCCCGAACGGGCGGCAGAGGTGTTTCAGGTATTCTGTCAGTTACGCGCTGAATCACCGGACGATATCGCCGCACAACTGCAACATAATGCCCAGTCTCTGTTTGCGCTACCTGCACCTCTCCTGAATGAAATGTGA
- a CDS encoding stress-response protein — protein sequence MNSDIILGRWKQLKGQVWQAWAEFSGNDCAWLAGSNDCLSGVLQEDYGREQEEVSSRKRPH from the coding sequence ATGAATAGCGATATCATTCTCGGCCGCTGGAAACAGCTGAAAGGCCAGGTATGGCAGGCTTGGGCGGAGTTTTCCGGCAACGACTGTGCCTGGCTGGCAGGGAGCAATGACTGCCTCTCTGGCGTATTACAGGAAGATTACGGAAGAGAGCAAGAAGAGGTATCCTCGAGGAAACGGCCACATTGA
- the rimI gene encoding ribosomal protein S18-alanine N-acetyltransferase: MNNISTLTAADLATAFKIEQASHAFPWTEATFASNQGERYLNLKLETDGQMAGFAITQIVLDEATLFNIAIHPTWQRRGFGRTLLEAVIAQLETRGVVTLWLEVRASNRGAIALYEDLGFNEVTVRRNYYPAAHGREDAIVMALPLG; this comes from the coding sequence ATGAACAACATTTCTACCCTGACAGCGGCCGATCTGGCCACAGCCTTCAAGATTGAACAAGCCAGCCATGCGTTTCCCTGGACAGAGGCGACATTTGCCAGCAACCAGGGGGAGCGCTACCTTAACCTGAAGCTGGAAACCGACGGGCAGATGGCAGGGTTTGCCATTACCCAGATTGTGCTGGATGAAGCCACATTGTTTAACATTGCCATTCATCCAACCTGGCAGCGCCGGGGTTTTGGCCGCACGCTACTGGAGGCGGTGATCGCCCAGTTGGAAACGCGAGGTGTGGTGACGTTGTGGCTGGAGGTTCGTGCCTCCAACCGTGGGGCGATCGCCCTGTACGAAGATCTTGGCTTCAACGAGGTGACGGTGCGCCGCAACTATTATCCGGCCGCCCATGGCCGCGAAGATGCGATTGTGATGGCACTGCCATTGGGTTAG
- a CDS encoding DUF1328 domain-containing protein encodes MFRWGIIFLVIALIAAALGFGTLAGTAAWAAKVVFVVGIILFLVSLFTGRRRP; translated from the coding sequence ATGTTTCGTTGGGGCATTATTTTTTTGGTTATTGCGCTGATTGCTGCGGCGTTGGGGTTTGGCACATTGGCAGGTACTGCCGCCTGGGCCGCTAAAGTGGTATTCGTTGTTGGTATCATTCTGTTCCTGGTCAGCCTGTTTACCGGCCGTCGGCGTCCTTAG
- a CDS encoding NupC/NupG family nucleoside CNT transporter — translation MSLVGMVVLIAIAVLLSSNRRAIKLRTVLGAFIIQIGIGALVLYVPVGRKILGGMSEGVANVIAYGNEGISFIFGGLVSDKMFEVFGGGGFVFALRVLPVIVFFSSLIAVLYYLGIMQLVIKILGGGLQKLLGTSRTESLSATANIFVGQTEAPLVVRPYIATMTRSELFAVMCGGLASVAGSVLAGYAQMGVPLEYLIAASFMAAPGGLLFAKLMVPETESPHDKADAMQLIAEDDRPANVIDAAASGAASGMQLALNVGAMLLAFIALIALLNGILGGVGGWFDYPQLSLELILGWIFSPIAFLIGVPWHEAMVAGSFIGQKVIVNEFVAYMNFGAYLRPDDVVAAEGLQVLSQHTKAIISFALCGFANLSSVAILLGGLGSMAPNRRHEIARFGLKAVAAGTLSNLMSATIAGFFLAL, via the coding sequence ATGAGCCTGGTCGGTATGGTTGTGCTTATCGCCATTGCCGTGCTGCTTTCCAGTAACCGACGTGCCATTAAACTGCGTACCGTGTTAGGTGCCTTTATTATTCAGATCGGTATCGGTGCATTAGTGCTATATGTGCCGGTGGGGCGTAAGATCCTGGGGGGGATGTCTGAAGGGGTGGCAAACGTCATCGCTTACGGTAATGAAGGGATTTCCTTCATCTTTGGCGGTTTGGTTTCCGACAAAATGTTTGAAGTCTTTGGTGGCGGCGGTTTTGTGTTCGCGCTGCGTGTGCTGCCGGTCATCGTGTTTTTCTCCTCGCTGATTGCGGTACTCTACTATCTGGGCATCATGCAGTTGGTAATCAAAATTCTTGGCGGCGGTCTGCAGAAGCTGTTGGGCACCTCGCGAACTGAATCATTGTCGGCGACGGCGAATATTTTCGTTGGTCAGACTGAGGCACCGCTGGTTGTGCGCCCGTATATCGCGACCATGACCCGCTCCGAGCTGTTTGCCGTGATGTGTGGCGGCCTGGCGTCGGTGGCGGGTTCCGTGCTGGCGGGATATGCCCAGATGGGGGTGCCACTGGAGTACCTGATTGCCGCTTCCTTCATGGCCGCTCCTGGTGGCCTGCTGTTCGCCAAGCTGATGGTGCCGGAAACGGAAAGTCCTCACGATAAAGCCGATGCGATGCAGTTGATCGCTGAAGACGATCGTCCTGCCAACGTTATCGATGCGGCGGCTTCAGGGGCGGCATCGGGGATGCAACTGGCGTTGAACGTTGGTGCCATGTTGCTGGCGTTTATTGCGTTGATCGCGCTTCTTAACGGTATTCTGGGCGGTGTGGGTGGATGGTTTGACTATCCGCAACTCTCTCTGGAACTGATCCTGGGATGGATCTTCTCGCCAATCGCTTTCCTGATCGGTGTGCCGTGGCATGAAGCGATGGTGGCCGGTTCCTTTATTGGCCAGAAAGTGATTGTTAACGAATTTGTCGCCTATATGAACTTCGGTGCCTATCTGCGCCCAGACGACGTGGTGGCCGCAGAAGGGTTGCAGGTATTGTCACAGCATACCAAGGCGATTATCTCCTTCGCGCTGTGCGGTTTTGCCAACCTGTCCTCCGTTGCCATCCTGTTGGGCGGGTTAGGGAGTATGGCGCCCAATCGCCGGCATGAAATCGCGCGTTTCGGACTGAAAGCCGTGGCGGCGGGTACGCTGTCCAACCTGATGAGTGCTACCATCGCCGGGTTCTTTTTGGCGCTGTAA
- the rsmC gene encoding 16S rRNA (guanine(1207)-N(2))-methyltransferase RsmC, with product MSALTPASEVMLRHSDEFIERRVLFAGDLQDTLPAQFEAADVRVHTQQYHHWQLLNRTMGENAQFGLTVEPAFVAQCDTLIYYWPKSKQEAQFQLCNLLALLPVGAEIFVVGENRSGVRSAEQTLEGHAQLAKIDSARRCGLYHGRIDVQTQFDLADWWESYQLHDLEVKTLPGVFSRDGLDVGSSLLLSTLEKHMKGKVLDVGCGAGVMASVLSKLSPKMKLTLSDVNAAAVESSRATLAANGIEGEVIVSNVYSDITGRFDMIISNPPFHDGLATSLTAAETLIRGAVKHLPIGGELRIVANAFLPYPDILDATFGSHEVLAQNGRFKVYKATVGRPPRDPKKKR from the coding sequence ATGTCTGCATTAACCCCCGCCAGTGAAGTCATGCTGCGCCACAGTGATGAATTTATTGAACGCCGCGTCTTATTTGCCGGCGATCTGCAGGATACCCTGCCGGCCCAATTCGAGGCCGCGGATGTGCGTGTCCACACCCAGCAATACCATCACTGGCAGTTACTGAACCGGACGATGGGAGAGAATGCACAGTTCGGCTTGACGGTTGAGCCTGCTTTTGTCGCGCAATGCGACACGCTGATTTATTACTGGCCCAAGAGCAAGCAGGAAGCGCAGTTCCAACTGTGCAATCTCCTCGCGCTGCTGCCGGTTGGGGCCGAAATCTTTGTGGTGGGTGAGAACCGCAGCGGCGTGCGCAGTGCAGAACAAACCCTGGAAGGCCATGCCCAGCTTGCCAAGATCGACAGTGCCCGCCGTTGTGGGTTGTATCATGGCCGTATCGATGTGCAGACCCAGTTTGATCTGGCCGACTGGTGGGAAAGCTATCAGTTGCACGATCTGGAGGTGAAGACCTTGCCTGGCGTGTTCAGCCGTGACGGCCTGGACGTCGGCAGTTCACTGCTGCTCTCCACGTTGGAAAAACACATGAAAGGCAAAGTGCTGGACGTGGGCTGCGGCGCTGGCGTAATGGCTTCGGTGCTGTCTAAACTGTCGCCGAAAATGAAGCTGACCCTCAGCGACGTCAATGCCGCGGCAGTGGAGTCCAGCCGCGCTACCTTAGCGGCAAACGGTATCGAAGGCGAAGTGATCGTCAGTAACGTCTACTCCGATATTACTGGCCGTTTTGACATGATCATCTCCAACCCACCATTCCACGATGGCCTGGCCACCAGCCTGACCGCAGCAGAAACGCTGATCCGCGGGGCCGTAAAACATCTGCCTATTGGTGGGGAGCTGCGCATCGTGGCCAACGCCTTCCTGCCTTACCCGGATATTCTGGATGCCACTTTCGGCAGCCACGAAGTGCTGGCGCAGAATGGCCGCTTTAAAGTATATAAAGCCACTGTTGGCCGTCCGCCGCGCGATCCGAAGAAGAAAAGATAA
- the leuD gene encoding 3-isopropylmalate dehydratase small subunit, whose amino-acid sequence MEPFNLVSGVVAPMMVANIDTDVIMPKQFLKGIDRQGLNKGVFYDLRFLADGQPNAAFVLNQPGWKNAAFLLVGPNFGCGSSREHAVWGLKQLGIRALIGSSFAGIFNDNCQRNGVLTIELDESSLRQLETIATDPQRNTLTINLEQQWISSGDSEFVFSINSLKRKMLLEGLDAIDYTLQYQDDIRSFETQHFAKQPWLTC is encoded by the coding sequence ATGGAACCTTTTAACCTCGTCAGTGGTGTAGTGGCGCCGATGATGGTTGCGAATATCGACACCGATGTGATTATGCCAAAGCAGTTCTTGAAGGGGATCGACCGCCAAGGGCTGAATAAAGGCGTGTTCTACGATCTGCGCTTTCTGGCAGATGGCCAACCGAATGCAGCCTTTGTGTTGAATCAACCCGGTTGGAAAAACGCCGCTTTCTTGCTGGTCGGCCCTAATTTTGGCTGCGGTTCCAGTCGTGAACACGCCGTTTGGGGGCTGAAACAGTTGGGTATTCGGGCGCTGATTGGCAGTAGTTTTGCCGGTATTTTTAATGATAATTGCCAGAGAAATGGCGTGCTCACTATTGAGCTGGATGAATCATCTCTGCGTCAGCTCGAAACTATTGCCACCGATCCGCAGCGCAATACCCTGACGATCAACCTGGAGCAACAGTGGATTAGCAGTGGTGATAGCGAGTTTGTTTTCAGTATCAACTCGCTAAAAAGAAAGATGCTGCTGGAAGGCTTGGATGCAATCGACTATACGCTGCAATATCAGGATGATATTCGTAGTTTTGAAACCCAACACTTCGCGAAACAACCTTGGCTAACCTGTTAA